The genome window agaaccatttgaagcacctttttaagGGTGTACAGGAAGCACTAAAAGAAACCAATTTAGTGACCAACAAGTTTGGTAGAATTGAAGAAGAATCTAAATAGTTTGTCTCATCCAAACAATTTCTATTTACATTAAATTTATGCATTATGCATTtggcacttttatccaaagtgacttacagagcaTTTAGACGATGCATTGTGTCAGTTAACATGTTATAAATGAACCGTGGAATTATGTGATTAAAGATATGTGATTAACACCATATACTAGCAACAAAGGAGACAGCAGGCATTGAAGCTATACACTAAATGCAACAGTGAGCAGATATATGAAGTGGTCCTGCGGATACTGTGATAGGGTCAGGTGTAAAGGTTGTATATATTTGAATCCACCTGCTTGGACAGACAAAACATTCACAAAAGGAGAGAAACTGTGTCACAGAAAAACTATACAGTACATCATCAGCCTAAAAACGTGAGATCTCTCCAGCTATTTCTTCACTCTTTCTGTTGTGCCAGATTCactgcacaaacaaacatgaattttaattgtttttaataatttcaaactCATTTATCAACTGACTTATCAACAACAGACATGATTGTATTGCTAGCTGATGTCATTGTCTAGGTGAACAATCTGTTCCAGGCTTGTTGGATGTGATTGAAATTATGAAAGAGTAGAGAGATGAGTTACATTTGAGTTCATGATTAGTTCATACTGTATTTTTCCACCAGCTACATTTCCATGTACCATGTTGTAAAGGTTGCAGCCGTTGAAGGTTATAGCTCCAGCCAGGGACTAGACAGTGGTTTTCCCAACCATATAATACTTTTTTACTCATCTGCACCCGTTTTTATGAAAGTGACGCTGCTTCACTCTATTACAGTCATTTTGACATAAACACAGTATGTCGCATCATAATGTGCAATTATAGAGTCTGTATGGCGAAGAAAATTCAATCACATGATGAATTAGGTGTAAcctctctttttttttgtctgcTGTAATTTTTAGCAAATTTGTTGTCCAAGAAACATCATGCCATGCTGGTTTCCATACTGCTCTTGGATGCTGTAGTAGAGTCCTTCAAATTTCCCCAGTCCTCCATTGTGTCAGTGGTTCTTGGTCTCCTGAACCTTTGGAAGCTCTCTGGAAGCAACACATACAGTGGGCAACACCTGCTGGGAGTTGTTGCTTGAAATGCCAGATGATCCATATATAGAACATTGCAGGTACATTGCCCTTGCCCACAGCAGAACAGCAGTCACATCCCATAATAATGACGAGGAGCCTGTGGTCACTGTGATTGGTCTATCACTTTGCATCTGTTAGAAAGCACATTAGCCTCGATGTCTGTCGCCTGGGTTTACGCCATACAGATTCTGTATATTTTTGCTGCTTGACTATTTGACAAAATAATGGAGATATTCTTTTGAATGGAAAATGTTGTTGTATAAGGTCATCCTTGTTGGAGTTCAAGGTCAACAAATGCGGTAAAAGAAAACACTTTAGGCATAAATAATACAGAtcataaaatgtaaattgtaTTCTACAAATTGATAATTTGATATGTCCACTTGCTGTGACATCCACACATTTAAAGGCAATTAGTTATGAAAAAAGCAAttcatatgaaaatataatgttttatatttagagTACGTGCTTATTTTCACCTTAACTAAATCATCGTCGCCCTCTGGTGTCGTACAAAGCATCCATAAACTACACTGCAAAGTAGGCTGTGTGCGTGTACACATTCATCTATATAACATTTTACTGCCACCTTGTGGAAATATtccattttttatattctgacCCGTTGTCCattatagtttttattatttcattaataatatttatatttaacaattaGACATGTAGCTGATGCCTTTATCCAAACTCAATTATATAATCATCTGTTAGGAGTTGTTTTCTTCTTTCAGCAACTTAGAGCTCcatgcatttaaatgataaGCGCTAGTTTGAACCCACATACTTTCAGTTAGTGGCCCAGATCGTTAGCCACTAAGAtaactacttttttatttacttatttattttagctAAAGGTCTCTGGTCTTTTTGGATGTTTGAGGAACAAATGACTAAAGCCAATGTGCACGTATCCACTACTATTACAAAGTAACTGTTGCTATTTAGGAAGGGGTGTGCGCTCGGGTTTTATTGGACAAACCCGACCCAGACGTTTTTCACGAGCGCGCAGTGGGAGGAGAGAATGCAGCACGCTGGATATCAAAAATAAACCTCATTTCTCGAGTATAAATACCAGCGACACAATCCAGAAACAGTACCGTGGACTTAACACCGCACAATAATTGGCTCcgattaaaattaatttagatttaactttatttatacaaGCAATAGACAGGGTACATGAAAACTTAGTATCGGAATAGGTTTGATTCATTGAAGGCATATGTGCTTGATAATAATTATCAAAGTTTGTCGTAATACTTCCAAGCAGTTTACGAGAGTTTGACTTACTCTGTGTTTTTACCAGAGACTGCAGGTTGtaaattaaaatttaaaaatcATTTCTGCTTAAATTAGCAATCAATTACAATGTGGTCGTGTTGGGTTATAGCCTCCCTAATAATTTGCCTCGTCACCAAAACGTTGTCTCACTCATTTGAGACTGAGGACATTACACCAGTACGGTTAACGGGACGGACCGGTGGACGTGTGGCAAGGAGAAGTGAAGAACAGCCGAGCTTCAGACTGACGGCTTTCGGCAGGAACTTCACTCTGAATCTGACACCGGACAGCACGTTTATATCACCAGCACTGAAGGTCTATCGCATAAAAGCCAAACCGCAGTCTTCCTTCAGCAACCTGACAGATTTGTATAAATCCTTAAATCAATCCGAAGACGCTGGGAGCGATTTAATCGACTGTTTTTACACCGGGGCTGTTGATTCCAATGAGGACTCTGTCGTCTCTGTCAGTCTGTGTCACGGGGTTTTGGGATCATTTATAACGGATGGTAATGAATATCTCATCGAGCCTAAACGCCTCGGCTTGGGGAAATACGGAAAACTCACCGAACAGTTGCATGTCATTAAAAGAAGACGTTTTACAAAGTCCCATCAGGTATCTGAACCGCTGTCAGATATCAGAGAAGATCACGAACAGCTGATGTATGATGAAGATAGGATGGCATCCAGGAGGAAACGCTTTGTTTCAGCTCCCAGGTTTATCGAGACCTTAGTGGTCGCAGACGCTTCCCTGACACATTTCTATGGAGATGAGATTAAGGTAAATGTAAAAACCTGAAAAagttattaaatgttaaaatgttggCTGAGATTTACGCTAATAACACGCATAATAAAATGACATCCTTAAAGGAgtacttcaaaatgaaaattctgtcatcattgacacggcctcttgtcatttcatacctgtatgactgtctgtcttccgcacaacacaaaagaagattttttgaagaatgttgttaacagcccccattcacttgtattggtTTCATTAGAAgcgaatggggggctgtgctgttttgttaccaacatttttcaaaatatcttcttttgtcgtTTTGatggtgaactactcctttaataaaaAGGCTCCTTAATGTGTTCATGTAGCTCATTGCATTGGCGATGCAAAGTTTGTGGGTTCGACCCTATAGGGAACACACATGTTGCGTAATCCGTAATGTATACCTTGTTAGTGAAATGCGTGGATGTAAATATAAAATCCCTTTAAATCATTGTCAAACAAAATGATTAACATCACAGTCTAATGGGAACTCATTTCCATTTGATCCTAAAATAGCCTAGATAAAACTGTGTGTTCTGTGTTTGTCAGCTATGTGAGAGACATACCTCCAGGGagatttcaaaataataaaaagatacAGTAATGACTCGCATTCAGATGAACAGCACTGATCTTCGCACATGTGGAACACCGCCCCCTGAAATTCTCTTTTATGCAGTCATCGAAAACAACTGATCGGAAATGTCaagagtgtgaataaatgaactCTGGGTTGGGATCATGAGGCAGATAGCAGATGTCGGAATTGGGATCCAAATCTCGTAATTTGCAGTTCTGGAAACACAATTCCTTATAAAGAAATGTACGTCATAAAGGACCACCGGTGGCTGGCATTCCTTTGCCAGCACTATTCAACGAACAAACCACTATTTGTGTGGAGTCGACAGAAAAATATGCTGAATGAAATGAATCTCTGGTTGTAATCACCCTTTTACATCCATTGGGTATATTGGCGagagtaaatatataaaacacaaaaatgcccCCAGACATTTATTTGTTCCTGAAAGTAAAATCTCTTGGTTTTTATAAGTTCTTGTTTTTTAATTCTTACACGAATTAGAGTGAATGAAATTGCACTCCGACTGAGATGGTCTGCCAAGATATCGTGCTTTTACACTAAACATTCCACTACAGTTGGCAAACGGTGATCCACTCATGGTTTTCTCTCCTCAGCACTACCTTCTGACCCTGATGTCAGTGGCTGCTCAGATTTACAAGCATCCCAGCATTAAGAACTCCATCAACATAGTGCTTGTGAAGATGCTGATCGTGGAGGACGAGGAGGTCGGACCATCCGTCTCCAGCAACGGGGGCGTCACGCTGCGCAACTTTTGTGCCTGGCAACAGCTCTTTAACCCACCCAGCCACAGGCATCCCGAGCACTACGACACCGCCATACTTTTTACTAGAGAGGTGAGCGAAGATATGTTATGGGGTATTATGTATTTCAGGGTCATGCTTTGGGGCCCAAAATAGTGCAGCGATATCCATTTGTGGCTTCTATTTTAATATCTACGACGAAACGTAATATCTTGGGATTCCAGACATTATCTGAATTTCGAGTTGCTACAAATAAGGTTTTGCTTCTGATATACTTCTGAATAGGGAATTTGCGTCTGTAGCGTAACCTCTCCAAAAGTGAGCTGTGGGGTCATTTTAGAGCACTTGAAAGTGAAAATAGAAGCCTGCAGCTCCTCTGAACGACGCACATATGTGAGACAAAGTTCTTTGGCTATGCGAGGTCCAGATGTGCATTGAATCATGCGTGTTTTGTGGTCTGTCTTTTGCTTTGGAAAAATTTGTCTCAGTCTCTGATCGCTGGGCAAAGGATGGAAAAGACTCAAGGCATGTTTCTAAGATACGTTTCAGACGGCACACTTTTTCTCACTTCATAGGTTTTCCGTCAGCCAAAATAATTTGCTACGATTTACGATGGAAGCACTGgcaaatatgtttctctcccgTACAGTTAATCAGAACGAGCTACATTTCGGAAACAGcaatcttatttttttattctaaacCTCCCTCAAGGACATCTGTGGACATCAGAGCTGTGACACGATGGGCGTGGCCGACGTGGGGACCATGTGTGATAGCAAAAGGAGCTGTTCTGTTATTGAAGACAACGGTCTTCAGGCTGCTTTCACAACCGCCCATGAGCTAGGTGTGGATATCCTCTGATGAACTCACGCCCAAGTTATTATTAATTATGGTTAAACTTGATTTGCCCTTCAGTCTTTTAACTGTcaatattgtcttttttttcagGTCATGTTCTGAGCATGCCTCATGACGACGCCAAGAACTGCGAGCAGCTTTTTGGACATCTAGGAGAGGATCATGTCATGGCTCCTGTGTTTACCCAGTTGCGCAAGACTTCTCCTTGGTCCCCCTGCAGCGCTTTGTACGTCACCGAGTTTTTCAACAATGGATATGGTATGCACAACCTtcacacttttttttaattgttgctTATTTATGATGGCttcattatgtgttttatatttagtatGTAGAACAGATGACAGATTGGTTTAGAAGGGGTCTCAGGGAGTACACAAACCGTGCTTTTAATGCATTGTAAGTTacatatatgtaaataaaccaTTAAACTGTCAGCTAAACTAATGAATTGAACGTCCTTATCATCTTTTGCTAGCTAgtaattatgtaaatatttttagttCCTTTCACAAAAAAAGCATTCCTGTCACTTCATTCCAACTCGTAACAatgaaatataacaaatatttgttcTTTCCAATGGGCCATGTTGCGTTGGTCTCACACGTTTCCTTATTTAACTGCAGTATCATTGATGTGGGCAGTTCCCCACGTGGATTTTTGTTGCTCGTGTTTCCCGTCGCAGCACACTGGCCCAGATGTGCATTCCTGCTAGTCTCTCTAAATGTCGGCTGCAGGAGCCAAACGTTCCTACTGTTACACAATCCTTTGATTTGGTGATTTACTGCTCTCGAACTCTTGCTCTGGATAATAACAGGAGACTGCTTGCTGGACACCCCGGACAAGATGGTGGCACTGCCTACCGAGCTGCCGGGCGTAACTTACGGCCTGGATCGCCAGTGCCAGCAGCTATTTGGAGAGGAGTTTTCACATTGTCCCAATGCTTCAGCTGGCGAGGTGTGCAGACAGCTTTGGTGCCAGCAGGAAGGCCAATCTGTGTGCACAACCAGGAATGGCAGTCTACCCTGGGCGGACGGCACGGGCTGTGCCCCTAACAGGACGTGTCTGAACGGCAAATGCATGTCTTCTGAAGAAGTCATGAAGCCTAAGGTATATCAGATTGATTAAATCTTCCAATAAATTGGAATTTCATTCTGTGCTTTTTTTATATTACTACAGTGGTTTCAAAACATGATCTGTTCACTGAATAACCATCTGTAtgaagaatgtaaatataaattgaATTGTCAGAGTATGGTCATACAGGATCTGTCCAGCTTAGTTAAAAGTAGTTTtccacaatgttttttttttttgtcaaaaaactgtcatcattATTGCTGAATACACATTTCACCTTTAAGATTCTGGGATGTTAATGATTTTGTGTGCTTTGGGCTCAGGCAGCTGTGGATGGAGGCTGGGGTGAATGGGGACCATGGCAACCCTGTTCCAGATCATGTGGAGGAGGAGTGACGTTCTCCTATCGAGAGTGCAACCACCCATCTCCTCAAAACGGTGGAAAATACTGTGTGGGCCAAAGAGTGAATTACCAGTCCTGCAACACACAAGCCTGTGAAAATAACCGAGGTGGGTTGATTTTGTCGATCTCAGATGCCTTCGAGTCATTCACATTGCACcgtcattaatattcattttattttttattattgtaggGAAAAGTTTCAGAGAGGAGCAGTGTGAGAAGTACAACAATCCCAGTCACTTTGATGTAAACGGAAATGTGAAGCAGTGGATACCAAAATATGCTGGGGTATCTCTGAGGGACAGATGTAAACTCTTTTGCCGGGCGAGAGGCAGCAGTGAATTCAGAGTGTTTGAATCGAAAGTACGTCACAGAATACTTTCTAAAGTATGTTcatacagctttcctgtagctctgtggtaagagcatggcattaacaacgccaaggttgtgggttcgatcccagggtattgcacatacctagaaacaaaatgtctaggataatgcaatgtaagtcgctttggataaaagcgcctgcgtaaatgtaatgtaaatgttcatAGTTGCTTAAagatccagtgtatgaaatttagcggcatgcatctagtggtgaggttatgTATTGCAACCAACGGTCACTCCTCCCTTTCAAGGTGCTACAGAAGtcttcatgttttcatttttttaattttatgtgtTTCTTATTTACGAAACATGCTATGTAGAGACGTTTGTCCATTTagtgctactgtagaaacaacattccATGCAAGGATgtagtagatagaaatagctcattctaaggtaataaaaatataacgcttcattatgtaaggtctttatacacctctgaagactgctatgtatattatattgcatttctgtagatccttcaaaaaatgacacacagcacctttaaaaaagaaataaaacaattaatcaGCTAATAAATAATAGAGTCTAACAAGTCTCAAGAAATAGTATTTACATTCAGTACTGTATTTTGTTCGATTGTAGGTAATCGATGGAACTCCATGCGGTCCAGACACTACATCATTTTGTGTGCAAGGCCAGTGCATCAAAGCCGGCTGTGACCTGGAGATCGACTCTAGTAAGAAGCTGGACAAATGTGGCGTGTGTGGTGGAGATGGGCTGAGCTGCAGGATGATATCCGGCTCGTTCAACAAAATCGTGTAAGTATTGACTTTTATCTTAACTGTACTCTCTCTTAAAGTGGTTGTGTCCacaattaataaattatttcttACTTCTTTAGCCACGGATATAGAGACATTGTGACGATTCCAAGCGGTGCCACTAACATTAACATCAAACAGCAGAGTCACGGTAGCATACCGCATGACGGACATTACTTGGCCATACGGAGGGAAAACGGTGAATACATCCTAAACGGCAACTTCTCAGTATCCACAGTGGAGCAGTATATTCCGGTTCTTGGAGCTGTGCTGAAGTACAGCGGATCGTCCAGCACGCTAGAGAGAATCCAGAGCTTCCGGCAGCTCCGGGAACCAATCACCATACAGCTGCTTTCCACCGCTGGTGAATCCATCCCACCGAAAGTCAAGTACACATTCTACATCCCTAAAACCATGTCTTTCAACAAACCAAAAGAAAAGAAGCCGGCTGGTAAATTTATCCATCCTTTCGGCGTCCCACAATGGGTCGCAGGAGAGTGGTCTGAATGTTCAAAAACCTGCGGCTCGGGATGGTCCAGGAGGAATGTGGAATGTAAGGACAACGCTGGTTACTATTCAAATCACTGCAATAAACATCTCAGGCCTTCTGATATTAGGCCATGCGCAGATCTACCATGTCCCATATGGCAGATAGGACCTTGGTCATCATGCTCACAGACTTGTGGCCATGGGGAACGGAACCGAAATGTCCTCTGCATCGATTACACCGGGCAAACTGTGGAACCAGAGAGCTGTGACCCATCTAAGATGCCAGAGTCAGTATCTGAAAAGTGTTTTTATCAAGAATGTTGGAAGATTTAAGGGTGATAAGATGTTCCTGTGAAATGAAATACAGATTGGATGTTGACTGTGCTTCAGGTTGGGGCAGGAAATGTTTAGCTTTAGAAGAGTGAACACggttgtaaaataataaatgatttgaTCACTTCAGCTTTGTTTTCCAAatgtatgtatacatttataacCACTATTGAAGTTTTAGCTAGTAGAAATCTACCTCAGCAAGCCATACTTTATTGCCATTTTCCTACTTTCTCCAAATTACTATTGAGTCTTACTGTTCTTCAAAAGTTAGGCAGATTCTATatataattcatatttaataattaCAGATAATATGTAAAACTCAGAAGTTTATAACATTCCTCTCAGATTGAAATCATTTAGGTTAAActatttgtattgtttctgtATCATGTgaggaaaacaaatgaaatcagACCATCAAGGTGCTAATAACTTATTGTATTAATTTGCATTGTGACTAGGCTTTTTTTGAGTTTGCAATCACCTGCTAATTTAGACATTAATAATCACAAATTAGTTTTAATATAGTTTAGGAAATATCTGTAACataatggggcggtttcccggacaaggattattttaaaacagaactaggccttggttaaattaggatatttaaattgtttctaaaaacatactttacaaaacattactggtgtgcatcttgagacaaaataatcacactgatttattttaagacatgtcagtgcaagttgttttcgattaagacaccgctaacatttaagttagtctgggactaggtttaagccctgtctgggaaaccgccccgaCGTGTGTCTATTCAGACAGTTAAATAAGTTTTACCGTTGTTGTTCTTTGTATAAAACACTGTTTACTTCAAAAGTGCACATAGCAAATTGTGAATTGCTCTGTGAATGATAAAAAGATTTTTCTATGCAGTTTTCAGACCTTGCAGGGTCCTGCACTTGCTTTTGTAGTTTTATAGATGTTTGTTAGCTAGGTTTTGAAAGCGCTTTGAAGACGTGAAAATGTTGCATGTTGTTGAGCTCAAACATTGCAGCATGAACGAATGTCTAATAGGCTGGATGCAGATAACTTAGTCCCAGATAACATTTATGAAATGCTCCTGTAAGCTTTTAAATGATTGTATATGAATGTTAATATTGCATTAATTATTCCGGTTTTTGTACATTTCAAATATCAATCATATTACGACAAAACATGTTATCCCTTCAGTGAAGGACTATGCTTGTGTTACTTCATTGTAaagctatttatttttgtaaagtttTTAGTGTCTTCAAGTGAATACATTATGCAATGTTTTTACGACATGTTGCTTTCCTTTCGTATTATttcattaaagaaatgtttgaatgtATAACAAAATTGTCTTTTATATTTAActgttaaaacatattttgaaacAGTGTTTGCATT of Triplophysa rosa linkage group LG14, Trosa_1v2, whole genome shotgun sequence contains these proteins:
- the LOC130565288 gene encoding A disintegrin and metalloproteinase with thrombospondin motifs 8, with the protein product MWSCWVIASLIICLVTKTLSHSFETEDITPVRLTGRTGGRVARRSEEQPSFRLTAFGRNFTLNLTPDSTFISPALKVYRIKAKPQSSFSNLTDLYKSLNQSEDAGSDLIDCFYTGAVDSNEDSVVSVSLCHGVLGSFITDGNEYLIEPKRLGLGKYGKLTEQLHVIKRRRFTKSHQVSEPLSDIREDHEQLMYDEDRMASRRKRFVSAPRFIETLVVADASLTHFYGDEIKHYLLTLMSVAAQIYKHPSIKNSINIVLVKMLIVEDEEVGPSVSSNGGVTLRNFCAWQQLFNPPSHRHPEHYDTAILFTREDICGHQSCDTMGVADVGTMCDSKRSCSVIEDNGLQAAFTTAHELGHVLSMPHDDAKNCEQLFGHLGEDHVMAPVFTQLRKTSPWSPCSALYVTEFFNNGYGDCLLDTPDKMVALPTELPGVTYGLDRQCQQLFGEEFSHCPNASAGEVCRQLWCQQEGQSVCTTRNGSLPWADGTGCAPNRTCLNGKCMSSEEVMKPKAAVDGGWGEWGPWQPCSRSCGGGVTFSYRECNHPSPQNGGKYCVGQRVNYQSCNTQACENNRGKSFREEQCEKYNNPSHFDVNGNVKQWIPKYAGVSLRDRCKLFCRARGSSEFRVFESKVIDGTPCGPDTTSFCVQGQCIKAGCDLEIDSSKKLDKCGVCGGDGLSCRMISGSFNKIVHGYRDIVTIPSGATNINIKQQSHGSIPHDGHYLAIRRENGEYILNGNFSVSTVEQYIPVLGAVLKYSGSSSTLERIQSFRQLREPITIQLLSTAGESIPPKVKYTFYIPKTMSFNKPKEKKPAGKFIHPFGVPQWVAGEWSECSKTCGSGWSRRNVECKDNAGYYSNHCNKHLRPSDIRPCADLPCPIWQIGPWSSCSQTCGHGERNRNVLCIDYTGQTVEPESCDPSKMPESVSEKCFYQECWKI